A stretch of the Crocinitomicaceae bacterium genome encodes the following:
- a CDS encoding BamA/TamA family outer membrane protein has protein sequence MMLQQKLKYLPFIIGTLFIIGCRQAKYVGEGDYLHKKNEINFVTISPDGDTVKSDEQEGIYASEMYDLVKPVPNKKFKLFIYNRIDTAKYTEQLANKKHKTQKKNDHRIEKEKKINDRRIAKARKKGKEYYRQKEIELKEQKNGWRDWVLVHMGQNPVMYDSALVSKSTKQLEIYVHKRGYFDATVTDTVTFKEKKRKAFVEYTVYLGEPYRIDTFYIDPMADGNVIGEYRKFCEADKSVIEIGALIDEDVLDLERDNFSRYGRDQGAFFGFNKSYITYEVDTLGGGHSARVVMHIAPKLVEHPYYPDSLVPIEYGAYTVRNVTFYLHNPDTLSFKYGFDFFKKRCDQYNLNYVIDNQYVLLDTFVNIDTIHFRKGDPKIINKGVFIYNDVPFLEPDLIDKNNFLYIPHFAKEEYLERSYRALLQLDVFSTITPIVEVDPKDPLGRGVNVTYHLTPAKRQTFVLEPKVVNSNSIVGIMGQVSYNHKNLFRGAQKLKVSFIGGFEAQPLIVSRDGVEEKSFSLNTFQWGPSIQLSFPKLVPMTKKFYQNSSKRAFPTTKFDLTVNFEKRTEFKRRLAHFSYEWNFKVSGDEGKKDEYAIRWINFDFVRLEKTDEFKLKLAELNDPFLLNSYADHFTLYNGISYKKDSQKPNQDNKFIRINTFNAIQSGGLLGASNIGSNSLSDDGLKQIFGVPFTQFIRIDNQYLLLWKINKKHKLAARFLAGVGFAYGNSPSLPYEQSFYSGGSNDIRAFPARSMAPGSIRTYEDTTRTTTQIGDMRLQINLEYRFYITDMLEGALFVDMGNIWKIKDDTTTMDDDLGIFKFNTFWKQVAIGPGIGIRADFDFLIVRLDIAFALHNPYLPAGEKWFGTPYDTYFSNWDFNGNGKIDGGDTDGSDPDKPNLVKAGDESYYPYFAPHALRFNIGIGYPF, from the coding sequence ATGATGCTTCAACAAAAACTAAAATATCTGCCCTTTATAATCGGTACCCTGTTCATCATTGGGTGCAGACAGGCAAAATATGTTGGCGAAGGTGACTACCTGCATAAAAAAAATGAAATCAACTTTGTGACCATTTCTCCTGATGGTGATACCGTGAAGTCTGATGAGCAAGAGGGAATATATGCATCTGAAATGTATGATTTGGTAAAACCGGTTCCCAATAAAAAATTTAAACTCTTTATCTATAACCGAATTGACACGGCGAAATATACAGAGCAACTTGCTAACAAAAAACATAAGACCCAGAAAAAAAATGATCACCGCATAGAGAAAGAGAAAAAAATTAACGACCGAAGAATTGCAAAAGCGCGTAAAAAAGGAAAAGAATATTACCGACAAAAAGAAATTGAATTAAAGGAACAAAAAAATGGTTGGAGAGACTGGGTGCTGGTGCACATGGGACAAAACCCTGTTATGTATGATTCAGCCCTAGTTTCAAAATCTACTAAACAATTAGAAATCTACGTTCACAAGCGTGGTTATTTTGATGCTACCGTTACTGATACCGTGACCTTCAAAGAGAAAAAACGCAAAGCCTTTGTTGAATACACCGTTTACCTGGGTGAACCATATCGCATTGATACTTTTTACATAGATCCAATGGCTGATGGAAATGTGATTGGTGAATACAGAAAATTTTGCGAAGCAGACAAATCAGTAATTGAAATTGGTGCATTGATAGATGAAGATGTGCTTGATTTGGAACGTGATAATTTTTCGCGCTACGGCCGTGATCAAGGTGCATTTTTTGGATTTAATAAAAGTTATATCACATACGAAGTTGATACCTTGGGTGGAGGGCATAGCGCAAGAGTGGTGATGCATATTGCGCCTAAACTTGTTGAACACCCTTATTACCCTGATTCATTGGTACCAATTGAATATGGTGCATATACCGTGCGAAATGTTACTTTTTATCTGCACAATCCTGATACCTTATCTTTTAAATATGGTTTTGATTTCTTTAAAAAACGTTGTGATCAATACAATCTTAATTACGTAATAGATAATCAATACGTGCTGCTTGACACATTTGTCAACATTGACACAATTCATTTTAGAAAAGGTGATCCAAAAATAATTAATAAAGGCGTATTCATTTATAATGACGTGCCCTTTCTAGAACCTGATTTGATAGACAAAAACAACTTCCTTTACATTCCCCATTTTGCAAAGGAAGAGTATTTGGAACGATCATACCGGGCATTGTTGCAACTAGATGTCTTTAGTACTATCACTCCAATTGTTGAGGTTGATCCAAAAGATCCGCTTGGCAGAGGTGTCAATGTTACGTATCACCTCACTCCAGCTAAACGACAAACTTTTGTGCTTGAACCCAAAGTGGTAAACTCAAACAGCATTGTAGGTATTATGGGACAAGTGAGTTACAATCATAAAAACTTGTTCCGCGGTGCACAAAAACTCAAGGTGTCATTTATTGGTGGTTTTGAAGCACAACCTCTCATTGTCTCTCGTGATGGAGTTGAAGAAAAATCTTTTTCGCTAAACACCTTCCAGTGGGGTCCAAGCATTCAGTTGTCATTCCCAAAATTGGTGCCTATGACAAAAAAGTTTTACCAAAACTCATCCAAACGCGCTTTTCCAACTACCAAATTTGATTTGACAGTAAATTTTGAAAAAAGAACTGAGTTCAAGCGGCGTTTGGCGCACTTTTCTTATGAGTGGAATTTCAAAGTGAGTGGTGATGAAGGAAAGAAAGATGAATATGCTATTCGCTGGATTAATTTTGATTTTGTGCGTCTTGAAAAAACAGATGAATTCAAACTGAAACTTGCTGAGTTGAATGACCCTTTTCTGTTGAATTCGTATGCTGATCACTTTACTCTTTACAATGGTATATCATATAAAAAAGATAGTCAAAAACCCAATCAAGATAATAAATTCATTCGCATAAACACGTTTAATGCTATTCAGTCAGGCGGATTATTGGGTGCATCAAATATTGGTTCAAATAGTTTGAGTGATGATGGATTAAAACAAATTTTTGGTGTGCCATTCACGCAGTTTATTAGAATTGACAACCAATATTTATTATTGTGGAAAATCAATAAAAAACATAAACTGGCAGCACGATTTTTGGCAGGTGTTGGTTTTGCTTATGGTAATTCTCCCTCACTGCCCTATGAGCAAAGTTTTTATTCAGGAGGTTCAAATGATATTCGCGCATTTCCGGCCCGCTCAATGGCACCCGGAAGCATACGCACCTATGAAGATACCACCCGAACCACCACGCAAATTGGTGATATGAGATTGCAAATTAATCTTGAATATCGTTTCTATATCACTGATATGTTAGAAGGCGCGCTGTTTGTTGACATGGGAAATATCTGGAAAATTAAAGATGACACTACCACCATGGATGATGATTTGGGAATTTTTAAATTCAACACTTTTTGGAAACAAGTTGCTATTGGACCCGGCATTGGTATTCGCGCTGATTTTGATTTTCTTATTGTACGCTTAGATATTGCATTTGCCCTACACAATCCTTACTTGCCCGCAGGTGAAAAATGGTTTGGAACACCGTATGACACCTACTTTAGTAATTGGGACTTCAACGGAAATGGCAAAATTGACGGAGGAGATACGGATGGAAGTGATCCTGATAAACCAAACTTAGTTAAAGCCGGTGACGAATCTTATTATCCTTACTTTGCACCGCATGCGCTCAGGTTTAATATTGGAATCGGTTATCCTTTCTGA
- a CDS encoding SPOR domain-containing protein — protein sequence MFKYRNTQTHAEQSLIRLQQGWRKSESTRSATDPNRAWIIIFYFFFILLSPFTFAQGKKYIYKKMELGDGISPKSVVASGTGLFAAQNMMYRHTVTLYNKNGELIAKISDEIDLKAHGFSDYKGDSYLGGPVEASFSHNGNYLWVSNYTMSGDGFNNPGCDACNGKGYDPGFIYKINTQTFQIEKVIKVGAVPKYLAITPDEKKMVVSNWSSGDVSIVDLATEKEIKKVDVGAHPRGVAISSDSKWAYITVMGSTKIARINLASYEKTYISNVGKSPRHVVLSSNDSLLYISLNSGNSLLKYCIADSTHQYCSTNAGPRSMILSPDQKYLYVVNYFANTFSKIRTDSMQVVEVVNTGHHPIGITANWEDSEIWVACYEGKIEIFKDFKLAQENAHEDFIFEQELDLFLSLFQPVSLPKNSSDQKANDNDITLDDEADMVTKTLEDEPVSAPVAKGNINSLSKLDVSKIEKKKTVTSTPSSPSVKSDVNCNYHVIVGSFSIYENAVNYQAEITGKGYQAKLIPNSKGMTYVSAACFENRTDAENAISSIYHDLAIKGWVLQQ from the coding sequence ATGTTCAAATACCGAAATACTCAGACGCATGCTGAGCAATCTCTCATACGCCTACAGCAGGGTTGGAGAAAATCAGAAAGCACAAGATCTGCAACAGATCCAAACCGTGCTTGGATAATTATTTTCTACTTTTTTTTCATTCTACTATCACCTTTCACTTTTGCGCAGGGCAAAAAGTATATTTATAAGAAAATGGAATTGGGTGACGGAATCTCTCCAAAATCAGTAGTTGCAAGCGGTACAGGTCTATTCGCCGCGCAAAACATGATGTACCGGCACACAGTAACTCTTTACAACAAAAACGGAGAACTGATAGCAAAAATTTCTGATGAGATTGATTTGAAAGCACACGGTTTCAGTGATTACAAGGGAGATTCATATTTGGGTGGACCCGTTGAGGCTAGTTTTTCTCATAATGGAAATTACTTGTGGGTATCAAACTATACCATGAGTGGTGACGGATTCAATAATCCCGGATGTGACGCTTGCAATGGAAAAGGATATGACCCGGGATTCATCTACAAAATAAATACCCAAACATTTCAAATTGAAAAAGTAATTAAAGTAGGTGCCGTTCCAAAATATCTTGCTATTACGCCCGATGAAAAAAAAATGGTGGTTTCAAACTGGAGTAGCGGTGATGTTTCCATTGTTGATTTGGCAACTGAAAAAGAAATTAAAAAAGTTGATGTTGGCGCGCATCCTAGGGGTGTTGCCATTTCATCAGACTCAAAATGGGCATATATCACGGTAATGGGTTCAACCAAAATTGCCCGTATCAATTTAGCGTCGTATGAAAAAACATACATCTCTAATGTAGGCAAATCACCACGGCATGTTGTGCTTTCTTCCAATGACAGCTTGCTTTATATTTCGCTTAATTCAGGCAATTCCTTATTGAAATATTGTATAGCTGATAGTACACATCAATATTGCAGTACCAATGCCGGGCCGCGCAGTATGATCTTGTCTCCTGATCAAAAATATTTGTACGTAGTCAATTATTTTGCTAACACATTTAGTAAAATAAGAACTGACAGTATGCAAGTTGTTGAAGTCGTCAACACAGGACATCACCCAATAGGTATCACCGCCAACTGGGAAGATTCAGAAATTTGGGTAGCGTGTTATGAAGGTAAAATTGAAATATTTAAAGATTTTAAATTGGCGCAAGAAAATGCACATGAAGATTTCATTTTTGAACAAGAGCTTGATTTGTTTCTGTCTCTATTTCAACCTGTAAGTCTCCCTAAAAATTCTTCTGATCAAAAAGCTAATGACAATGATATAACGTTAGATGATGAAGCTGACATGGTTACTAAAACTTTAGAAGATGAGCCTGTCTCAGCTCCGGTTGCTAAGGGCAATATTAATTCTCTTTCAAAACTGGATGTCTCAAAAATTGAGAAGAAAAAAACGGTTACTTCAACCCCATCTTCACCAAGTGTAAAATCAGATGTTAACTGTAATTATCATGTCATTGTTGGCAGTTTTTCAATTTATGAGAATGCTGTAAATTACCAAGCTGAAATTACCGGCAAAGGATATCAGGCAAAATTAATTCCTAACTCAAAAGGGATGACTTATGTATCAGCCGCATGTTTTGAAAATAGAACAGATGCCGAAAATGCCATTAGCTCAATCTATCATGACCTAGCTATCAAAGGATGGGTTTTGCAGCAATAA
- a CDS encoding nucleoside phosphorylase: MSTFKASELTLDSNGNVYHLGINQADIADTILLVGDQGRVELIKKFFDTIRFEHQHREFYTVTGTCRGKEITALSTGIGTDNIDIVLNELDALVNIELSTRTLLPALKSLKLVRIGTCGSLQESIAPGESIVSRYAIGLDGVAGFYQIPFSPDECAASNAFIQQTQWPTHLNTPYFTSSDESLFNKLSSGFHSGITITANGFYGPQGRQLRVPLSIPDFRDTIRKFTWNQMPVANFEMESSALFALSKALGHQATTVCLVVANRYTNQFEPDYKTKMISLIEDVLIKLTV; encoded by the coding sequence ATGTCAACATTTAAAGCATCAGAACTAACCTTAGATTCAAATGGAAACGTGTATCATCTTGGCATTAATCAGGCAGACATTGCCGATACGATTTTGCTTGTGGGTGATCAAGGCAGAGTGGAATTGATCAAAAAATTCTTTGATACAATACGTTTTGAACATCAACACCGCGAATTTTATACTGTAACGGGTACCTGCAGAGGTAAAGAAATCACCGCCTTATCAACCGGAATAGGAACCGACAATATAGACATAGTGCTTAATGAACTAGATGCTTTAGTAAACATTGAACTTTCAACCAGAACTTTATTACCGGCGCTTAAATCATTAAAGCTCGTAAGAATTGGAACCTGCGGATCATTGCAAGAAAGCATAGCTCCGGGAGAAAGCATTGTTTCACGTTATGCAATTGGGTTAGATGGCGTAGCAGGCTTCTACCAAATTCCTTTTTCACCGGATGAGTGTGCAGCTTCAAACGCCTTTATTCAACAAACGCAATGGCCAACACACCTCAACACTCCTTATTTTACAAGCAGTGATGAGTCACTATTCAATAAACTGAGTTCAGGTTTTCATTCAGGCATCACCATAACAGCTAACGGTTTTTACGGACCACAGGGAAGACAATTGCGTGTACCACTGAGCATACCTGATTTCAGGGACACCATCAGAAAATTTACATGGAATCAGATGCCGGTAGCCAATTTTGAAATGGAATCATCTGCCCTTTTTGCATTATCTAAAGCGCTGGGACACCAAGCTACCACGGTGTGTCTGGTTGTTGCCAACAGATATACAAATCAATTTGAACCTGACTACAAAACCAAAATGATCAGTTTGATTGAAGATGTACTAATTAAATTAACGGTTTAA
- a CDS encoding transglutaminase family protein, which yields MRTTLVPNNPRELAALIKLVEDPDPLVYDHVRDKLVGYGKNAVSALEETWHQTITQQEYQDRLNGIIHEIRLNEIKTELKKWRDSSNRDLFRGSMILSKFHFPDLNEKKIEDELEKIKQKVWLEINENNTAFEIVKIFNHVLFDICGFESSKNNFYAPQNSYINTVIESKKGNPLSLSILYSVIAQRLQIPIYGVNLPNHFVLGFVDELKTLKMLGFDDDRNVLFYINPFSRGRIFDHNEIENYLRSLNLPFERDYFEPCSNTEILRRMLSNLSYAYSRVGENQKAQDLQQIQTVLG from the coding sequence GTGAGAACTACACTGGTACCAAATAATCCGCGAGAGTTAGCTGCTTTAATCAAACTGGTTGAAGACCCTGACCCTTTAGTTTATGACCATGTCAGAGACAAATTGGTTGGCTATGGTAAAAACGCTGTATCAGCCCTAGAAGAAACCTGGCACCAAACCATTACCCAACAAGAATATCAGGATAGGTTGAATGGAATCATACATGAAATAAGATTGAATGAAATAAAAACAGAGCTCAAAAAATGGAGAGACTCGTCTAACCGCGATCTGTTCAGAGGTTCTATGATTTTGAGCAAATTCCATTTTCCAGATTTAAATGAAAAGAAAATTGAAGATGAGCTGGAAAAAATAAAACAAAAGGTTTGGCTTGAAATCAATGAGAATAATACTGCTTTTGAAATTGTCAAAATTTTTAATCACGTTTTATTTGACATTTGTGGCTTTGAGTCAAGTAAAAACAATTTCTATGCACCGCAAAATTCGTACATCAATACGGTAATTGAATCAAAGAAAGGGAATCCTTTAAGCCTGTCAATCCTTTACTCTGTCATTGCTCAAAGACTGCAAATACCAATTTATGGTGTAAATTTACCTAACCATTTTGTGCTTGGTTTCGTAGACGAACTCAAGACATTAAAAATGTTAGGGTTTGATGACGACCGAAATGTATTGTTTTATATCAATCCATTCAGCCGTGGAAGAATTTTTGATCACAATGAGATTGAGAATTATTTACGAAGTCTGAATCTACCCTTTGAGCGCGATTATTTTGAACCATGTTCAAATACCGAAATACTCAGACGCATGCTGAGCAATCTCTCATACGCCTACAGCAGGGTTGGAGAAAATCAGAAAGCACAAGATCTGCAACAGATCCAAACCGTGCTTGGATAA
- a CDS encoding exo-alpha-sialidase — protein sequence MKYYFWISLIIYSVQIQAQSDFKNVKLPRAEKSKYYYSQVEPSICINPRNTNEVIAGSVLNDYYYSSDAGATWTSKSIKSKYGVYGDPCMLIDTLGRFYYFHLSEIKGQTLVGGMVCQRSNVLEGKFKYQGHTLANGKFHDKEWAALNPKTNEIYLTWTQFDAYDSSDPKDFSYILFSKTNDGGLTWSTPKQISFIPGDCLDNDKTAEGAVPAVGANGEIYVAWSRNDSIWFNFSTDNGETWLSKEQFVTTQPVGWVIDIPGIYRCNGLPVTNCDLSNSEHRGTIYINWADQRNGENNTDIWLIKSTDAGKTWSEVKKVNNDSGEKHQFLTWMTIDQTNGFLYFVFYDRRAQDGILTDVYLAWSEDGGESFHNTRISNSSFKPNSKIFFGDYTNISVHNGVIRPIWTRLDGTSISLFTALIDHQKLVK from the coding sequence ATGAAATATTATTTTTGGATATCACTCATCATTTATTCTGTTCAGATACAGGCGCAATCAGACTTTAAAAATGTTAAATTGCCTCGTGCTGAAAAGTCTAAATACTATTATTCACAAGTTGAACCATCCATTTGCATCAATCCGCGTAATACCAATGAAGTAATTGCCGGATCAGTTTTAAACGATTACTATTATTCATCAGATGCCGGTGCAACTTGGACTTCAAAATCTATCAAATCAAAATACGGCGTTTACGGTGACCCCTGCATGCTGATTGATACCCTCGGCAGATTTTATTATTTTCATCTCTCAGAAATTAAAGGACAAACATTAGTTGGTGGAATGGTTTGCCAAAGATCAAACGTGCTTGAAGGCAAATTCAAATACCAAGGACACACCCTGGCTAACGGAAAATTTCATGATAAAGAATGGGCAGCTTTGAATCCAAAAACAAATGAAATTTATTTGACGTGGACACAATTTGATGCGTATGATTCAAGTGATCCAAAAGATTTTTCCTACATCTTGTTTTCAAAAACTAATGATGGAGGACTTACCTGGAGTACTCCAAAACAAATTTCTTTTATTCCCGGAGATTGCCTTGACAATGATAAAACAGCTGAAGGTGCAGTACCTGCCGTTGGAGCGAATGGAGAAATTTATGTAGCATGGTCACGCAATGATTCTATCTGGTTTAATTTTTCAACTGACAACGGAGAAACTTGGTTGTCAAAAGAACAATTTGTCACAACACAACCTGTTGGATGGGTGATTGACATTCCGGGAATTTATCGCTGCAATGGTTTGCCTGTTACTAATTGTGATCTTAGCAATTCTGAGCACCGAGGTACCATCTATATCAATTGGGCAGATCAACGAAATGGAGAAAACAACACGGATATCTGGTTAATAAAATCTACTGATGCAGGAAAAACTTGGTCAGAGGTAAAAAAAGTAAATAATGATTCCGGTGAAAAACATCAGTTCCTCACCTGGATGACCATTGACCAAACAAATGGATTTCTATATTTTGTTTTTTATGATCGTCGTGCGCAAGACGGCATACTCACTGATGTATATTTGGCATGGAGTGAAGATGGTGGTGAATCATTCCACAATACACGCATCAGCAACTCATCTTTTAAACCTAACTCAAAGATTTTTTTTGGTGATTACACCAATATTTCAGTACATAATGGCGTTATACGTCCTATTTGGACAAGATTAGACGGAACAAGTATTAGCCTTTTTACCGCCCTCATTGATCACCAGAAATTAGTCAAATAA
- a CDS encoding RNA methyltransferase: protein MFYTVDYQGKIPHDVHAYAVSETELERISGLISPNKILALVKYPPRFIPDWKNEQLVLVLDEVRDPGNLGTILRTADWFGVKTVIASETSVDLYNPKVIQASMGAVFRINYLQDNLINVMSELQEHSFKIYGADLKGKDLYQVELAAHSAIVMGSESHGLTPGVKQMLSEIVTIPRFGKTESLNVAMAAGIILSHFRSKVI from the coding sequence GTGTTTTATACGGTTGATTATCAAGGCAAGATACCTCATGATGTGCATGCGTATGCAGTTTCTGAAACTGAATTGGAGAGAATATCAGGTCTGATTTCACCGAATAAAATTCTGGCTCTTGTAAAATATCCGCCAAGATTCATCCCTGACTGGAAAAATGAGCAACTCGTTCTTGTGCTGGATGAGGTTCGTGATCCCGGTAATCTGGGTACCATCTTGCGCACTGCTGATTGGTTTGGTGTAAAAACTGTGATTGCTTCTGAAACCAGTGTTGATCTTTACAATCCAAAAGTTATTCAGGCCAGTATGGGTGCGGTATTCCGCATCAATTATTTGCAAGATAACTTGATCAATGTCATGTCAGAATTGCAAGAACATTCTTTTAAAATTTATGGGGCAGATCTAAAGGGCAAAGATTTGTATCAGGTTGAATTAGCAGCTCATTCAGCTATTGTAATGGGCAGTGAATCACATGGGCTTACACCGGGTGTTAAGCAAATGTTGAGTGAAATTGTTACCATTCCACGTTTTGGAAAGACAGAATCATTGAATGTTGCAATGGCCGCCGGTATCATTCTTTCTCATTTCCGCAGCAAGGTGATTTGA